ATTTGAGGAACGACAAGAGTCAAAGTCtgtttgctgttgctgtgtCAAAATGTCGCGTAAATGTAGCcaaagcttgatgatgtagAAATGAAGAGAAGTATGTGCGCTACGCTGATACGTGGGCTAAAGTCTGTCGACTTGCTGAACGAAGAGAGTGGACGTGTAAGTCGTTGACAAGAGAAACATGCGATAAAGAGATAAGATAGCGTTGTCACATAAAGTGTAAGCTGAGAGCAGAAGACAGAGACTTGAAAGCAGGCAACTGAAGAGTATGAAGAAGGGAAGTTCAGAATCTAAGATGAAGAGTACAAGGGGGAGTTTTATAGCCAGTATCTGTtagagtttgagaagaagggagagtACCAAGCCCTATGCCCTACTGATTCGAGAAGATCATGGAGGACGAAGGAATCATCCATTGAGTCTCGTTCAAGGTATCTTCGCGAACATGGTGCGGCTGACATTGTGATATGGTTCAGTTAAGGTTGGTACTGGTCACCGTGAATGAGCTTTATCTTCCCATCACGAACGAGAAATGGGCATGTCAAAAGTCAAAATTACCGTTATTAAGTATCCTGGTTGTTTTGACGAGTCTCGCGTAGAGCCGCCTAAGCATTTCAGCAGGAATGACAAGTCGGGAACGAGTTAGAGGAAGATCCTGACAGTAGGACGAATGTTGGATCAGGTCTTTGGAGAAATGCATGAGCACTGTGCACCCTACCTTCAAGGAAATGCCCCTCTGTAAACTTTGCCGTTCGACAGCGTCAAAATTTCAAGGAATCACCTGGAGCCATGTATCGAAGCTAAGTGTGTAGTGTGAAAATTAGCATTGAAGTAAGACGCGCGATACAGCCCCCAAATTGGTAGCTTCGGTCACAAGATAATACGGAAAAGAGGGGAAAGATGCAATTGCAAGATGTATTCCGTGTGACATTATTTGACGCTTCATGTTCCTCCAGACACCCAAAACTGGCTTTCACGACTGGATGAGTATCTAAACTTTGTATTGAATAGCTTGAATTTTGTTTCAGTCACTTAAATGTCAACACTCGAACCCCTTCGCCTGCATAGTAAGAGATCCCCCTGTATAAGTTTTGGTATAGACCATGTTAGACCTATGAGACTCACGTGTCCAGCGGAAAGGATCAACTAGCCTTgataaggtaggtagctagGGTCTATGTTGACTTGTTCTCATATGGGTCAATCATGCTTTGCTAAAGCGTGGCTCATGGTCGGTCGCACGAAACTTTATGATATCGCCTCAGGGTTATTATGACTGGCTTATAAGGTCGATCAGCAGGCAGAAAAGCTTATTCCTGGTTCACAAATTGATGCTTAACAACAAAGTTGATAAAAGTATACTAGCGTGTAATTGTTAAATAGTGTCCCATCTTTCATATTAATTGGTGTATCGTACCTAATGAACGACAGACTTTGAATGCCCAATATGCAATGATCTTGCATCACCAACCTTTGGTCCCCTCACGCCTTCTCTGGCCCCTAAGCATATTGCCTCCAAAGAGGGTTCTCTAATAAACTCTCCATCGCGCTGTTCTCCGTACCAACGAATAACTCAACACCAGGACCCGCCTCGGGCCTATCAGGCAGCATAATATGCATCGAGTGAGTCACTCCCACTGAGGGCGGTCGAATAGCCTTGATCCGACCCCCCAGGGCAGGACCCCATTGGATATCATAGAAAGGAAACTCTCTCCAGGACGAGAACAGGGCATGGTTACCTGGCATGTCAAGGAAGATGGCGGGTATCAATCGTGACACGTTACCCAGATTGTCCACGAGGGAGCTGACGGTGGCGAGATACGTCTCCTTGGACTTGTTCACGGCGCCTCGGACAACAAGAGCTATGTCTGCTAGGCTGACGTCGTCATGCTCTAGAATCTTCTCGATGTCCATGACGGCTGGTGCGAAGCCAAGAATGTTGCCGAGAGTATGTTTATGAATAGGCTTGCCAGCACGACGACGAGCATCCAGAGCCAGGCCAACCATGGATGGACCAGTGGGCTTATCCTCACCCTCCTTCTTCCCATGCTGGGCTGTCATGGTGCATCGCCAGACTAGAGCAGTCAAAGCATCGGTAGTCGAGATGTAAGAAGAAATGTCGTCGGGTTTGAAAAGCTTAGCATTGCGAGGCGCAGCAGCTTCTTTGAGTTCGTGGATCTTCTCAGGGGAGAAGTAAAAGATGTGGCCGTGGTGAATTGGTGAAGCTAGCTTCGGTGGGGGACCCTCGGGTGTGAAGGGTACTTCGATGTACTCGGGATGATCCTCGGGCTTGCCGACGATGTTATCGGGTGGCTTCATCAGCTTTGCTCTATCGTCACAGGGGATTTCGGCTGGGTTGGAGATAGCTAGGCCTTGAGCTTTGCGGACTTCCTCGGCGAAGATCTCGGTGAACTTGTACGCTGTTGTTCCATCGATGTAAGCGTGTAGGAAGAGGACATTGAGGAGTAAGCCGCCCTTGATGAAATTGAGTTGCACCATAGTAGTGTTCAACCGGTCCCCAGCTTGTGGCCATTCCCCACCAAGACCTCGTTGACAAACAACATCAGGATCCAGAACAGAAGTAGGATAACCTCGACGCTTCAGCTCCTCAAAGCTAGGGAAGTCTTCCTTTCGAAGGTCCTTGACAAGAAAATCATGTTTAATCTCATCACCGTAATGACGAAGCTGCAAAAGCCCAGTCTCGAGGTACTCAGCGGTAGGAACGGCTTCACACCCCGCAATAGGCGTGCGCTCTTTGAACGCCGAGTAAGCCTTCTTAAGAATAGAAGTTATCTCATCAGAATTGTAgctctcatcaagctcaaagtgCAAAAGACTTCGGATCCATCCCATGGGCCCAATCTTCTCAGTGGGAAGTAAAGGGGGAGCGAGATCAGGAAGTGGTATGACCTCTTGGGTAGCGACGGTTTTGGAGTGGAGAGCGGGTTGGTCTACGACCAGAATCTCTGTTTTGGtgggagccatgatgaaggatgagaaaTGTGGGCATGGTTTGGTTTTTCGTTTGTTTTAGGGGAAGGGGGCCTGGCTTCTAATACTTGGACAAACGAACGGGTTTATCAAGAGGCGAAGGTCGCCACGCGGAGAGATGGACTGTTTGGGTCTTGGGGATTCGTGTTATCCATGTGAGTTTCAGGACGTGCTGCCGAGGTGGTTACATTGTTGGTTCCGAGTATGAGGATCGACGGTGTTGGTTGAGGAGGTTAGACGCGACCAAGCTTTCTTGGGCAGCTCGCTTGTGACTGCAGCGTTACGATAGAGGTTTACATCCATTGACTGACCAACCTTTCGGGTCAGGGGTGAGAACAACCTAACAAAGCTGAATGTCTAAATAGCCAATAAGATGCAGTATTTCTATCCTATCTGAGGAACCCGAAGATACGTTATATCGAGGAATTGCGTGTTCTTGACCCTTAAAGCGACAGCCATAATCATGTTTCAATGCCAACAGACCTAGACAAAGAAGCATCAGGAGTGGAATCCGGTCTAGTGGGCCAGGTATCGAACTCCAAAAACGAATCCTCGGACCAAATCCGACATGCCGGAGCCGCTAGTCCCAGGGTCGCTTCGACTCCTTTACCCCTTCGAGAAGCTAAAGCCGTGATAGCCTCTAAATACAGATAACGCGCACCAAACGAACCCTTCAATGAAACATTACAAGCATTTCCGTGGATCCCAGCGGGTCTTATAAACGGCGGAACATGGACCATAGCCTGAAACGTGCTCTCCTTCGGCTATAAATCCCCGTAATATCCGACCGGAAGTACGTCGCGGCGACAGGGATTTACTTCCGGGTGGCGCCATTTCAGAGCCGCAAGTTTCGTCTTGGCAGTTCATCTCCCGCTCTGATAAGACTCAGACCTCAATATGGGAATCACAACTCCTAACACCAAGAGTTTTTGGGACCGGAAAGCAATACAGACTGGTTTAAGAGGAATGGGTTGTTTTAAAGCATGGTTTAAGTAATTTAGATAGTAATCGTCTGAATGCCAGAGGCCCCTCAAAGGATTTCTGATGCTCCATAGCAGCCAACAAAAGGTAGCATTGAAGTGGACTCTAGCCCCGTCAAGCTTGCACCGAGTTTTCACAAATGGCCTGTTTGGCTTCATTCCGCGTAAGTAAACGAAGAAAAGAACGAGCCCGTAACGGCTAGAGATTTGCAGTGAAAGCATTGCCACTGACAAAAGAAACGACGCTgagctccttcttgtccCTGTATCTCACCATGGTGATTACTTCGCTAGGCTTATTCAAAGCCATTTAACTAATCAACAGCCCATGGTACAACTTGAACTGCCATTTCTGTGTATGTTTACTGCATGCAGCTAGTCTGATAACGCAGATATGGCAGTTGACCCCAACATCGTAGCCATCTTTGGTCCACCGCCGCAAGGGCTGGACCTTGAGAGGAATGTCATCACCACCTACAATGTTGTCGTTTGTGTTGTTCTCGGTATCGCTGTCACAGTTGTCGCGTTGCGGTTTTACGTGAGGAACATGAAGTCGGCGAACATCGAGATGGATGATTGGGCTGTGTTGGTCAGCCTGGTAAGTGCGTTCACTAAAATTGTCGGGTTCTGTGCTCACGCGATGCAGTTTTGTGCTTCAGCTACTGTCGCTATGACAATATTGGGTAAGCTGGTTCTGCCAATGCCATCCAGTCCTTATGTTAATAGATAATAGCGGGAGAGCATGGCTCTGGAGCTCATGTTTGGTCAATCAAGCTCACCACTCTCGTCGACGTCTTCAAGGTGCACCCACTACCAAAGCTCTGCCAATTCGACGCTTACCAAACTCAGATTGTCTACGCCGAACCCTTCGTATACGCCCTCGCCGTCACATCCGTCAAAAtcagcatcctcctcctgtATCGCCGCCTCTTCCCCCTCGGCATCGACAAAAACCGACTGTACACAATAATGTTCTGGATAGCGACCTTTTTAACGACCGTCTACCCATTTATCCTCTGGATCACCATGCCTTTCGCCTGTAAACCCGTCAGTCATTTCTGGAATCAGTATCTTGGCGCTAAGGGCAAATGTATCGAGGTCAAATTGttcttccttgttcttggaatCATGAACATGATGAACGATATCATCATTCTGACGGTTCCGATACCGAGAATTTGGACACTTCATATGAACAATAAGACCAAGATTTCTATCATTTGCATCAtgcttcttggcagcttgTAGGTGATGTTACAATACGGTAATGAGTTTCCAGCTGACGTTCTACAGTGTCTGTGTCGCCAGTATCGCGCGAATCTACTACCTCTGGGGCTTCTTCCAAAACCTCGACGCGACATGGTGGATGGGCCCATCATTCGCGTGGTCCAGCCTCGAGCCCTCCGTTGCAGTAATATCAGCTTGTCTCCCCACACTAGCACCATTATTTCGCATCAAGCGCATTAATTCTACTTCACGTGGTACACCATCAGGACCAACTGATCTATCCAAATCTGGTTCAAAACACTTCCAACTCTTCAGTGTGAACAGGACGAAAGGAGGTGCTTTCggtagtgatgatgatgaggtcgAATTGACATACGATGTTGGGAGAGGAGGAACCGGTGATGGGTCAATTTGGAAGAATCAGGGGGGCTCGGCTGCTGAACAAGGGATTGTTGTCCAGACGCAGGTTTCGGTGACGCATCAAGACAGGAAAGGCCGTACTAGCACTGATTAGACATCTATTTCTCTCTAAAAGTGGGTCAGAAGGTGTAAATAACGCTTGTCAGCACTCTCAATAACACCACTGTATCCTCTATCTCTGTTCTCTCAGATAGTGCTTGGTTTTCTATGACTCGCACAACAAAATAGTGGTCCCGACAGTGAGTCAGGGGACCAAGCCATTTCATTGCCACGTAAATAACGTACCCTATACTCTACAATTTGTATTTTGAGCCTTATAATTCTATCAAGGTTCAAAAAAACAATATGTTCACCCGGAACAGACCTGCATAGTTCTAATCACAATATCATCACTAAGAAAGAGAAGTTTTGCGCGATTTTCATTTACTACCAACGACCCATATACTAGCGAACAATCTGTGTACACACTCTGGAAAATCACAACTTACCTACCCCGTATTCCACTAGATGCAAAAGCACCGCAACCCAAAGCCTGTTTTCCCCATTGCTTACCCTTCGTATATCATACTAAAAAGGATCTTGAACCCCCAGTTCCCCACGTTTCCCCCTGGCCCCACAATCACCAGCTGTTTAGACCCCGACGCCCTCCAATAGCCTGAATCTCAACCAGCTCTTTCTCTAGTCGGTTAATCTCGTGCTTGTAACCAGACCGCATAATTCCATTCAGTCCTCGATGGAATTTCTGTTGTGCTTTCTCCTGCAACGCAACAATCTCTCGCTCAATCTCGCCTCGTCTTCTAGCCTTGGTAAGCTCTTCCAAGTACGTGAGATATCCTTGTGGGACCATGACAAGAATACCACCATCCCTCTTAACACGGCTGGGGTCCTCACCGCGCTCTTTGGCTACCCAGCAGTCAAGCTCGTGCTGGGCGGTCTCACGAAGCTCACCGTATCCTTGCCTACCCACCATATGGCTTCCGTCTTGGATCGCCTGCTCGTACATTGCGGCTGTCAGCGGATCCAGGCGCAAGTGCTCCACGACGAAGTTTCTTCGGCCGTCTGGAGTGAAGAATGTGGCAGTACGTCTTCCTGCCATGAAAGCAGGCGGTCCCTCCATGTGGGCTGGTGGTTCAGCGGTGTACACTGGCGGATCGGCCTTGTACACAGGAGATGATGGTCGATCTTGTGTCGACTTGTCACCtcgcttcttcatccacTTCTGGACCTCTTCAAAtgccatgttgttgttgttctgtGAAATTTGCGAAAGTGTGTAAGATAGAAAGGTAAAGAGTTTCAAGGTTTGTGTGTGTTGAGAGAGGATATACTCTGGTATGATTGCTAAGAAAagcttggtgaggaggaaATGAAACTGCCATAGTCGGGGCGGAATTCAACTATTTATACGGTACCTGTCACGACTGGAGTTCCTATTATTTGGATTCTGTTCATCTCAAGTCCAGGGATTCAATTGATTTGGATGAATATGTACCACCAAACTTATTCGCAAGTCAGATGAACTTGCTGGTGATATCGTCATAATGCACGGTatgtcgaggaggaagagctccACTTCGCTTGAAGCGACGGACACAGCGGATGAGTTCTGTTGCTACTGTTTAGAACTTCGGGCATCATTCTCTGACTAACAGTCATGTGTGTTGTACATATATATGGATAGTTGTTCAGCGTACTGTTGTTAGAACAATCTAGAGGCTTATCAGCTGAGCAatgcttatcttatcagcttATCGCTCGCGGTCTTGGCTCAGGATTGTTTCTTTACAGAAGAACTATCTTCTCTCAGCCAgattaagctctcagccacaggtctcagcagcaaataacacttctagctcacaacttagacattataCCAAGATGTCTGACCAATTGCTACAGCACAAGGCTGATAAGAGGAAAACAATGAATGACACACAGGCAAATAGTCCTCTCTTACTGAAGATAATATCTGATAAAACAGATTTCATGATAATGTGTTATCAACTAGTACCTTTTTAGATCAGATTATCGATTTTAGAGTTTGGCGTGACATGATCAGCCCCAAGTGGCTGCAGCTAATGGATCGCGTTCCCCTCTCTGGTGGTCCTCCCTTGAGATCCCCAGCTgctctctcatctcaacgTTAGCAGACGTGCTCAACCCTCTCGATCGCTGTAACTTTTACAAATTTTTGCTACCATTCTTCGAAATGTCAGATAGATTTGACAGCTTCCCGCTCATCAGCCTCCTGAGTGGCTGGGGAGTCGTCAGGTAAGCCGCCATGGCATTGAAACGCAGCATTGAACTGACTGGTTGTTCCTTGCACAGCGGCCCTGGATTATTGTAAGTTCCCCCGGAATTCATCAATCATCCGTCAACTCATTGGGTGCAGCATGCTCCGCAGCTTAGTATCCGGCATCTCAACCGCAACAGTGGCCGGCGTCTCAAGCGGCATGGTCGGCAGCATGATCTGGGGGACAGCCGGTGTCCCCTTTCTCATTGGATCATCTCTCGGTTTCGCGTTTGGTAGTTACCGCTGGTACGAAGTTGCGACCAGAGAAGCCATGGTTCAGCTGGAGATGTACCCCGCGCTGCTGCAGATGCACATCACGTCCAACTTTCCCTGGGTGCCGGAGCTGCACAGTAGAAAGCGGGATTGGTATACGGCTGAGACGTTTCGCAGATCTTGGGTTATGAAGAGCAtgcttgttgttggttggctTTCGGCTGAGTCGTCATTGCGTGAGATTCGTGAGCGGAGGGAGGCGAGATTGGTGGAAGAGTATGTCGCTGCTGAAGAGGAATCAGACTAGGGGATAACTGccgcctataaggttaacctttaggctgcaaacacaggtAACGAATGAGAACACAGTATTTTTTCCCTCAATATAATCTT
This DNA window, taken from Fusarium fujikuroi IMI 58289 draft genome, chromosome FFUJ_chr11, encodes the following:
- a CDS encoding related to trichothecene 3-O-acetyltransferase; this encodes MAPTKTEILVVDQPALHSKTVATQEVIPLPDLAPPLLPTEKIGPMGWIRSLLHFELDESYNSDEITSILKKAYSAFKERTPIAGCEAVPTAEYLETGLLQLRHYGDEIKHDFLVKDLRKEDFPSFEELKRRGYPTSVLDPDVVCQRGLGGEWPQAGDRLNTTMVQLNFIKGGLLLNVLFLHAYIDGTTAYKFTEIFAEEVRKAQGLAISNPAEIPCDDRAKLMKPPDNIVGKPEDHPEYIEVPFTPEGPPPKLASPIHHGHIFYFSPEKIHELKEAAAPRNAKLFKPDDISSYISTTDALTALVWRCTMTAQHGKKEGEDKPTGPSMVGLALDARRRAGKPIHKHTLGNILGFAPAVMDIEKILEHDDVSLADIALVVRGAVNKSKETYLATVSSLVDNLGNVSRLIPAIFLDMPGNHALFSSWREFPFYDIQWGPALGGRIKAIRPPSVGVTHSMHIMLPDRPEAGPGVELFVGTENSAMESLLENPLWRQYA
- a CDS encoding related to integral membrane protein, with translation MAVDPNIVAIFGPPPQGLDLERNVITTYNVVVCVVLGIAVTVVALRFYVRNMKSANIEMDDWAVLVSLFCASATVAMTILAGEHGSGAHVWSIKLTTLVDVFKVHPLPKLCQFDAYQTQIVYAEPFVYALAVTSVKISILLLYRRLFPLGIDKNRLYTIMFWIATFLTTVYPFILWITMPFACKPVSHFWNQYLGAKGKCIEVKLFFLVLGIMNMMNDIIILTVPIPRIWTLHMNNKTKISIICIMLLGSFVCVASIARIYYLWGFFQNLDATWWMGPSFAWSSLEPSVAVISACLPTLAPLFRIKRINSTSRGTPSGPTDLSKSGSKHFQLFSVNRTKGGAFGSDDDEVELTYDVGRGGTGDGSIWKNQGGSAAEQGIVVQTQVSVTHQDRKGRTSTD